A window of Tripterygium wilfordii isolate XIE 37 chromosome 7, ASM1340144v1, whole genome shotgun sequence contains these coding sequences:
- the LOC120002048 gene encoding uncharacterized protein LOC120002048 isoform X3, whose translation MKAMETIQDLIEEAKVRTLWWALCIFSVTYFLSHTSSSMLMNLPISILFVLALRILGNEVQFSWKARTAHRQTYLSHLEKKQLSMNDSRPSTAPLPPKWKRKIDSPIVEAAITDFINKILKDFVIDLWYSDITSDREAPQLMHAVIMDAIGEISGRVKETNLVDLLTKDVVDLVGDHLDLFRRNQAAVGIEVMGTLSSEERDERLKYYLSASKELHPALISPESEYKVLQRLISGLLAVVLRPREANVPLVRCIARELVTCLVMQPLMNLASPGYINELIECILLAFNDDSTKEVGGNQSAGGRHNGDSTATKFSSLHYPGHDMTLAKVDDYKDTLVNQISYQEELMQPRPADWARMLEVATQRRTEVLMLENLENMWTKGRNYKKKEQKNIKNIIQEPVAKGFGSSAVPSRNLGKEGLTKSGIPTVKEQKPAVQIAPDLLGEYERGVHLSQNLQKQLSVEEGLHFGEFKNTSELAINENRNKLKRSNSTSALKVQPDMKKVFTVDDGGPIISEFYSPDFGSRSEDYSVKRTSDMLIHSVGPPFPKLRCRVLGAYFEKLGSKSFAVYSIAVTGAENRTWFVKRRYRNFEQLHRHLKGIPNYTLHLPPKRIFSSSTEDAFVHQRCIQFDKYLQDLLSIANVAEQHEVWDFLSISSKNYSFGKSSSVMRTLAVNVDDAVDDIVRQFKGVSDGLMHKVVGTSPLSVEASSSISSRHVSLNSDEMNKYILRQNMSGTANSSSDNEANDKEVRSSPQGNGWHSDNELKSKSFPPRVVTCGEESKNSVLENIHDVRVKSECGPLTNLHVTSCDMDDPVGMPPEWTPPNVSVPLLNLVDKVFQLKRRGWLRRQVFWISKQILQLVMEDAIDDWLLRQIYLLRREETIAQGIRWVQDVRTNPVIGTIDLFASMPSRPCLCHRPLYFSLCPFAQLSCYWCAPLQYFRCNIHLAWADKFH comes from the exons ATACAAGCTCATCAATGTTGATGAACTTGCCCATATCTATTCTATTCGTTTTGGCGTTACGCATTCTAGGTAATGAGGTGCAGTTCAGCTGGAAAGCCCGAACAGCTCACCGCCAAACCTATTTGTCTCATTTGGAGAAGAAACAGTTATCCATGAATGATTCAAGGCCTTCTACTGCACCACTCCCGCCAAAGTGGAAGAGAAAAATCGATTCTCCTATAGTGGAAGCTGCTATCACTgattttatcaataaaatattaaaagatTTTGTGATAGATTTGTGGTATTCTGATATCACATCAGACAGGGAGGCCCCCCAGCTGATGCATGCAGTTATTATGGATGCTATTGGTGAAATATCAGGAAGGGTTAAAGAGACCAACCTTGTCGATTTGCTAACAAA GGATGTTGTTGATTTAGTAGGTGACCACTTGGACCTTTTTAGAAGAAACCAAGCAGCAGTAGGTATTGAGGTAATGGGAACGTTATCTTCTGAGGAGAGGGATGAACGATTGAAATATTATCTTTCTGCTTCTAAGGAGCTACATCCTGCACTGATATCTCCTGAGAGTGAGTACAAG GTTCTTCAGCGGCTTATAAGTGGACTATTAGCTGTAGTATTAAGACCTCGGGAAGCCAATGTTCCTTTGGTTCGTTGTATTGCTAGAGAGCTCGTAACTTGCTTGGTGATGCAACCTCTTATGAATTTAGCAAGCCCTGG GTATATCAATGAATTGATCGAGTGTATATTGCTCGCCTTTAATGATGATAGCACTAAAGAGGTGGGTGGTAATCAGTCGGCAGGGGGCAGACATAATGGTGATTCAACTGccacaaaattttcatccttGCATTATCCAGGACATGATATGACTTTGGCCAAGGTTGACGACTACAAAGATACATTGGTTAATCAAATTAGCTACCAGGAAGAGTTAATGCAGCCAAGACCTGCTGATTGGGCACGAATGCTGGAGGTTGCCACTCAAAGAAGAACTGAAGTCCTCATGCTCGAAAATCTCGAAAACATGTGGACGAAAGGAAGAAATTACAAAAAGAAGgagcaaaaaaatattaaaaatataatccAAGAACCTGTTGCAAAAGGTTTTGGAAGCAGTGCTGTGCCTTCGAGGAATTTGGGGAAGGAAGGGTTGACCAAGAGTGGAATCCCCACAGTAAAAGAACAGAAACCTGCGGTGCAAATAGCCCCTGATCTGCTAGGTGAATATGAACGTGGGGTACATTTGTCACAGAATCTTCAAAAGCAATTGTCTGTTGAGGAAGGACTTCATTTTGGTGAATTTAAGAACACAAGTGAACTTGCcataaatgaaaatagaaacaaGCTTAAGAGATCGAATAGTACTTCTGCTCTAAAAGTTCAACCTGATATGAAAAAGGTGTTTACAGTAGATGATGGAGGGCCAATTATATCAGAGTTCTACTCTCCCGATTTTGGCAGCCGCAGTGAGGACTATAGTGTTAAAAGAACGTCAGATATGTTAATTCACTCTGTGGGACCACCTTTTCCGAAGCTAAGATGTAGG GTTTTGGGAGCATATTTTGAGAAACTTGGATCGAAGTCCTTTGCAGTCTATTCAATTGCGGTGACAGGTGCTGAAAACAGAACTTGGTTTGTGAAGAGAAG ATACAGGAATTTTGAACAATTGCACAGACATCTGAAAGGCATTCCCAATTACACATTGCATCTGCCCCCCAAAAGAATATTCTCCTCAAGCACAGAGGACGCTTTTGTTCATCAGCGCTGCATTCAGTTTGATAAATATCTACAA GATCTTTTGTCCATAGCTAATGTTGCCGAGCAGCATGAAGTGTGGGATTTCTTAAGTATTTCCTCAAAG AATTACTCCTTTGGAAAGTCTTCTTCGGTGATGAGAACACTGGCAG TTAATGTTGATGATGCTGTGGATGATATTGTACGCCAGTTTAAAGGGGTTTCTGATGGTTTAATGCATAAAGTTGTTGGTACGTCACCCCTTTCAGTGGAAGCCTCTTCTTCAATCTCGAGTAGGCATGTTTCTTTGAATTCAGATGAGATGAATAAATACATTTTAAGGCAGAATATGTCGGGAACGGCGAATAGTTCTTCTGATAATGAAGCAAATGACAAAGAAGTGAGGTCTAGTCCGCAGGGCAATGGGTGGCATTCTGACAATGAATTGAAGTCAAAGAGTTTTCCACCTCGGGTGGTTACGTGCGGTGAAGAATCTAAAAATTCAGTTTTGGAGAATATACATGACGTGAGAGTGAAATCTGAATGCGGTCCCTTGACAAACTTGCATGTAACCTCCTGTGATATGGATGATCCAGTTGGAATGCCACCAGAG TGGACCCCGCCAAATGTAAGTGTGCCTTTGTTGAATCTTGTTGATAAGGTCTTTCAGCTGAAGAGAAGAGGTTGGCTAAG AAGACAAGTGTTTTGGATATCTAAGCAAATACTTCAGTTAGTCATGGAAGATGCAATTGATGATTGGCTCTTGAGGCAGATATATTTGCTTCGTAGAGAAGAAACTATTGCTCAAGGGATTCGGTGGGTTCAAGATGTAAGAACTAACCCAGTTATCGGAACCATTGATTTATTTGCATCCATGCCTTCACGACCTTGCCTTTGCCACCgacccctttatttttctttgtg TCCCTTTGCTCAACTTTCATGCTATTGGTGTGCGCCGCTTCAATATTTCAGATGCAATATACATTTGGCATGGGCAGATAAATTTCATTGA
- the LOC120002048 gene encoding uncharacterized protein LOC120002048 isoform X2, whose amino-acid sequence MKAMETIQDLIEEAKVRTLWWALYTSSSMLMNLPISILFVLALRILGNEVQFSWKARTAHRQTYLSHLEKKQLSMNDSRPSTAPLPPKWKRKIDSPIVEAAITDFINKILKDFVIDLWYSDITSDREAPQLMHAVIMDAIGEISGRVKETNLVDLLTKDVVDLVGDHLDLFRRNQAAVGIEVMGTLSSEERDERLKYYLSASKELHPALISPESEYKVLQRLISGLLAVVLRPREANVPLVRCIARELVTCLVMQPLMNLASPGYINELIECILLAFNDDSTKEVGGNQSAGGRHNGDSTATKFSSLHYPGHDMTLAKVDDYKDTLVNQISYQEELMQPRPADWARMLEVATQRRTEVLMLENLENMWTKGRNYKKKEQKNIKNIIQEPVAKGFGSSAVPSRNLGKEGLTKSGIPTVKEQKPAVQIAPDLLGEYERGVHLSQNLQKQLSVEEGLHFGEFKNTSELAINENRNKLKRSNSTSALKVQPDMKKVFTVDDGGPIISEFYSPDFGSRSEDYSVKRTSDMLIHSVGPPFPKLRCRVLGAYFEKLGSKSFAVYSIAVTGAENRTWFVKRRYRNFEQLHRHLKGIPNYTLHLPPKRIFSSSTEDAFVHQRCIQFDKYLQDLLSIANVAEQHEVWDFLSISSKNYSFGKSSSVMRTLAVNVDDAVDDIVRQFKGVSDGLMHKVVGTSPLSVEASSSISSRHVSLNSDEMNKYILRQNMSGTANSSSDNEANDKEVRSSPQGNGWHSDNELKSKSFPPRVVTCGEESKNSVLENIHDVRVKSECGPLTNLHVTSCDMDDPVGMPPEWTPPNVSVPLLNLVDKVFQLKRRGWLRRQVFWISKQILQLVMEDAIDDWLLRQIYLLRREETIAQGIRWVQDALWPDGTFFTRVGIDQNKEDDPQLHHKPFQILSQFGSDKVSEPCFFEQQLEAAHRASEVKKMLFDGAPTALVSLIGHKQYRRCTKDIYYFTQSTICVKQLSYGILELLLVSVFPELRDLVLDIHQKHAGPA is encoded by the exons ATACAAGCTCATCAATGTTGATGAACTTGCCCATATCTATTCTATTCGTTTTGGCGTTACGCATTCTAGGTAATGAGGTGCAGTTCAGCTGGAAAGCCCGAACAGCTCACCGCCAAACCTATTTGTCTCATTTGGAGAAGAAACAGTTATCCATGAATGATTCAAGGCCTTCTACTGCACCACTCCCGCCAAAGTGGAAGAGAAAAATCGATTCTCCTATAGTGGAAGCTGCTATCACTgattttatcaataaaatattaaaagatTTTGTGATAGATTTGTGGTATTCTGATATCACATCAGACAGGGAGGCCCCCCAGCTGATGCATGCAGTTATTATGGATGCTATTGGTGAAATATCAGGAAGGGTTAAAGAGACCAACCTTGTCGATTTGCTAACAAA GGATGTTGTTGATTTAGTAGGTGACCACTTGGACCTTTTTAGAAGAAACCAAGCAGCAGTAGGTATTGAGGTAATGGGAACGTTATCTTCTGAGGAGAGGGATGAACGATTGAAATATTATCTTTCTGCTTCTAAGGAGCTACATCCTGCACTGATATCTCCTGAGAGTGAGTACAAG GTTCTTCAGCGGCTTATAAGTGGACTATTAGCTGTAGTATTAAGACCTCGGGAAGCCAATGTTCCTTTGGTTCGTTGTATTGCTAGAGAGCTCGTAACTTGCTTGGTGATGCAACCTCTTATGAATTTAGCAAGCCCTGG GTATATCAATGAATTGATCGAGTGTATATTGCTCGCCTTTAATGATGATAGCACTAAAGAGGTGGGTGGTAATCAGTCGGCAGGGGGCAGACATAATGGTGATTCAACTGccacaaaattttcatccttGCATTATCCAGGACATGATATGACTTTGGCCAAGGTTGACGACTACAAAGATACATTGGTTAATCAAATTAGCTACCAGGAAGAGTTAATGCAGCCAAGACCTGCTGATTGGGCACGAATGCTGGAGGTTGCCACTCAAAGAAGAACTGAAGTCCTCATGCTCGAAAATCTCGAAAACATGTGGACGAAAGGAAGAAATTACAAAAAGAAGgagcaaaaaaatattaaaaatataatccAAGAACCTGTTGCAAAAGGTTTTGGAAGCAGTGCTGTGCCTTCGAGGAATTTGGGGAAGGAAGGGTTGACCAAGAGTGGAATCCCCACAGTAAAAGAACAGAAACCTGCGGTGCAAATAGCCCCTGATCTGCTAGGTGAATATGAACGTGGGGTACATTTGTCACAGAATCTTCAAAAGCAATTGTCTGTTGAGGAAGGACTTCATTTTGGTGAATTTAAGAACACAAGTGAACTTGCcataaatgaaaatagaaacaaGCTTAAGAGATCGAATAGTACTTCTGCTCTAAAAGTTCAACCTGATATGAAAAAGGTGTTTACAGTAGATGATGGAGGGCCAATTATATCAGAGTTCTACTCTCCCGATTTTGGCAGCCGCAGTGAGGACTATAGTGTTAAAAGAACGTCAGATATGTTAATTCACTCTGTGGGACCACCTTTTCCGAAGCTAAGATGTAGG GTTTTGGGAGCATATTTTGAGAAACTTGGATCGAAGTCCTTTGCAGTCTATTCAATTGCGGTGACAGGTGCTGAAAACAGAACTTGGTTTGTGAAGAGAAG ATACAGGAATTTTGAACAATTGCACAGACATCTGAAAGGCATTCCCAATTACACATTGCATCTGCCCCCCAAAAGAATATTCTCCTCAAGCACAGAGGACGCTTTTGTTCATCAGCGCTGCATTCAGTTTGATAAATATCTACAA GATCTTTTGTCCATAGCTAATGTTGCCGAGCAGCATGAAGTGTGGGATTTCTTAAGTATTTCCTCAAAG AATTACTCCTTTGGAAAGTCTTCTTCGGTGATGAGAACACTGGCAG TTAATGTTGATGATGCTGTGGATGATATTGTACGCCAGTTTAAAGGGGTTTCTGATGGTTTAATGCATAAAGTTGTTGGTACGTCACCCCTTTCAGTGGAAGCCTCTTCTTCAATCTCGAGTAGGCATGTTTCTTTGAATTCAGATGAGATGAATAAATACATTTTAAGGCAGAATATGTCGGGAACGGCGAATAGTTCTTCTGATAATGAAGCAAATGACAAAGAAGTGAGGTCTAGTCCGCAGGGCAATGGGTGGCATTCTGACAATGAATTGAAGTCAAAGAGTTTTCCACCTCGGGTGGTTACGTGCGGTGAAGAATCTAAAAATTCAGTTTTGGAGAATATACATGACGTGAGAGTGAAATCTGAATGCGGTCCCTTGACAAACTTGCATGTAACCTCCTGTGATATGGATGATCCAGTTGGAATGCCACCAGAG TGGACCCCGCCAAATGTAAGTGTGCCTTTGTTGAATCTTGTTGATAAGGTCTTTCAGCTGAAGAGAAGAGGTTGGCTAAG AAGACAAGTGTTTTGGATATCTAAGCAAATACTTCAGTTAGTCATGGAAGATGCAATTGATGATTGGCTCTTGAGGCAGATATATTTGCTTCGTAGAGAAGAAACTATTGCTCAAGGGATTCGGTGGGTTCAAGAT GCTCTCTGGCCTGATGGAACATTCTTTACAAGAGTTGGGATTGATCAGAACAAGGAAGATGATCCTCAACTTCATCATAAACCGTTTCAGATTTTAAGCCAATTTGGCAGCGACAAGGTCTCTGAACCATGTTTTTTTGAGCAGCAACTCGAGGCTGCTCATAGAGCAAGTGAGGTCAAGAAGATGCTCTTTG ATGGAGCACCAACTGCCCTTGTTAGCTTGATTGGGCATAAGCAGTACAGACGATGCACAAaagacatttattattttactcAG TCTACCATCTGTGTAAAGCAACTTTCATACGGGATTCTTGAACTCTTATTGGTATCTGTTTTTCCCGAGCTTCGGGATCTTGTGCTGGATATTCATCAGAAGCATGCTGGACCTGCGTAA
- the LOC120002048 gene encoding uncharacterized protein LOC120002048 isoform X1: protein MKAMETIQDLIEEAKVRTLWWALCIFSVTYFLSHTSSSMLMNLPISILFVLALRILGNEVQFSWKARTAHRQTYLSHLEKKQLSMNDSRPSTAPLPPKWKRKIDSPIVEAAITDFINKILKDFVIDLWYSDITSDREAPQLMHAVIMDAIGEISGRVKETNLVDLLTKDVVDLVGDHLDLFRRNQAAVGIEVMGTLSSEERDERLKYYLSASKELHPALISPESEYKVLQRLISGLLAVVLRPREANVPLVRCIARELVTCLVMQPLMNLASPGYINELIECILLAFNDDSTKEVGGNQSAGGRHNGDSTATKFSSLHYPGHDMTLAKVDDYKDTLVNQISYQEELMQPRPADWARMLEVATQRRTEVLMLENLENMWTKGRNYKKKEQKNIKNIIQEPVAKGFGSSAVPSRNLGKEGLTKSGIPTVKEQKPAVQIAPDLLGEYERGVHLSQNLQKQLSVEEGLHFGEFKNTSELAINENRNKLKRSNSTSALKVQPDMKKVFTVDDGGPIISEFYSPDFGSRSEDYSVKRTSDMLIHSVGPPFPKLRCRVLGAYFEKLGSKSFAVYSIAVTGAENRTWFVKRRYRNFEQLHRHLKGIPNYTLHLPPKRIFSSSTEDAFVHQRCIQFDKYLQDLLSIANVAEQHEVWDFLSISSKNYSFGKSSSVMRTLAVNVDDAVDDIVRQFKGVSDGLMHKVVGTSPLSVEASSSISSRHVSLNSDEMNKYILRQNMSGTANSSSDNEANDKEVRSSPQGNGWHSDNELKSKSFPPRVVTCGEESKNSVLENIHDVRVKSECGPLTNLHVTSCDMDDPVGMPPEWTPPNVSVPLLNLVDKVFQLKRRGWLRRQVFWISKQILQLVMEDAIDDWLLRQIYLLRREETIAQGIRWVQDALWPDGTFFTRVGIDQNKEDDPQLHHKPFQILSQFGSDKVSEPCFFEQQLEAAHRASEVKKMLFDGAPTALVSLIGHKQYRRCTKDIYYFTQSTICVKQLSYGILELLLVSVFPELRDLVLDIHQKHAGPA from the exons ATACAAGCTCATCAATGTTGATGAACTTGCCCATATCTATTCTATTCGTTTTGGCGTTACGCATTCTAGGTAATGAGGTGCAGTTCAGCTGGAAAGCCCGAACAGCTCACCGCCAAACCTATTTGTCTCATTTGGAGAAGAAACAGTTATCCATGAATGATTCAAGGCCTTCTACTGCACCACTCCCGCCAAAGTGGAAGAGAAAAATCGATTCTCCTATAGTGGAAGCTGCTATCACTgattttatcaataaaatattaaaagatTTTGTGATAGATTTGTGGTATTCTGATATCACATCAGACAGGGAGGCCCCCCAGCTGATGCATGCAGTTATTATGGATGCTATTGGTGAAATATCAGGAAGGGTTAAAGAGACCAACCTTGTCGATTTGCTAACAAA GGATGTTGTTGATTTAGTAGGTGACCACTTGGACCTTTTTAGAAGAAACCAAGCAGCAGTAGGTATTGAGGTAATGGGAACGTTATCTTCTGAGGAGAGGGATGAACGATTGAAATATTATCTTTCTGCTTCTAAGGAGCTACATCCTGCACTGATATCTCCTGAGAGTGAGTACAAG GTTCTTCAGCGGCTTATAAGTGGACTATTAGCTGTAGTATTAAGACCTCGGGAAGCCAATGTTCCTTTGGTTCGTTGTATTGCTAGAGAGCTCGTAACTTGCTTGGTGATGCAACCTCTTATGAATTTAGCAAGCCCTGG GTATATCAATGAATTGATCGAGTGTATATTGCTCGCCTTTAATGATGATAGCACTAAAGAGGTGGGTGGTAATCAGTCGGCAGGGGGCAGACATAATGGTGATTCAACTGccacaaaattttcatccttGCATTATCCAGGACATGATATGACTTTGGCCAAGGTTGACGACTACAAAGATACATTGGTTAATCAAATTAGCTACCAGGAAGAGTTAATGCAGCCAAGACCTGCTGATTGGGCACGAATGCTGGAGGTTGCCACTCAAAGAAGAACTGAAGTCCTCATGCTCGAAAATCTCGAAAACATGTGGACGAAAGGAAGAAATTACAAAAAGAAGgagcaaaaaaatattaaaaatataatccAAGAACCTGTTGCAAAAGGTTTTGGAAGCAGTGCTGTGCCTTCGAGGAATTTGGGGAAGGAAGGGTTGACCAAGAGTGGAATCCCCACAGTAAAAGAACAGAAACCTGCGGTGCAAATAGCCCCTGATCTGCTAGGTGAATATGAACGTGGGGTACATTTGTCACAGAATCTTCAAAAGCAATTGTCTGTTGAGGAAGGACTTCATTTTGGTGAATTTAAGAACACAAGTGAACTTGCcataaatgaaaatagaaacaaGCTTAAGAGATCGAATAGTACTTCTGCTCTAAAAGTTCAACCTGATATGAAAAAGGTGTTTACAGTAGATGATGGAGGGCCAATTATATCAGAGTTCTACTCTCCCGATTTTGGCAGCCGCAGTGAGGACTATAGTGTTAAAAGAACGTCAGATATGTTAATTCACTCTGTGGGACCACCTTTTCCGAAGCTAAGATGTAGG GTTTTGGGAGCATATTTTGAGAAACTTGGATCGAAGTCCTTTGCAGTCTATTCAATTGCGGTGACAGGTGCTGAAAACAGAACTTGGTTTGTGAAGAGAAG ATACAGGAATTTTGAACAATTGCACAGACATCTGAAAGGCATTCCCAATTACACATTGCATCTGCCCCCCAAAAGAATATTCTCCTCAAGCACAGAGGACGCTTTTGTTCATCAGCGCTGCATTCAGTTTGATAAATATCTACAA GATCTTTTGTCCATAGCTAATGTTGCCGAGCAGCATGAAGTGTGGGATTTCTTAAGTATTTCCTCAAAG AATTACTCCTTTGGAAAGTCTTCTTCGGTGATGAGAACACTGGCAG TTAATGTTGATGATGCTGTGGATGATATTGTACGCCAGTTTAAAGGGGTTTCTGATGGTTTAATGCATAAAGTTGTTGGTACGTCACCCCTTTCAGTGGAAGCCTCTTCTTCAATCTCGAGTAGGCATGTTTCTTTGAATTCAGATGAGATGAATAAATACATTTTAAGGCAGAATATGTCGGGAACGGCGAATAGTTCTTCTGATAATGAAGCAAATGACAAAGAAGTGAGGTCTAGTCCGCAGGGCAATGGGTGGCATTCTGACAATGAATTGAAGTCAAAGAGTTTTCCACCTCGGGTGGTTACGTGCGGTGAAGAATCTAAAAATTCAGTTTTGGAGAATATACATGACGTGAGAGTGAAATCTGAATGCGGTCCCTTGACAAACTTGCATGTAACCTCCTGTGATATGGATGATCCAGTTGGAATGCCACCAGAG TGGACCCCGCCAAATGTAAGTGTGCCTTTGTTGAATCTTGTTGATAAGGTCTTTCAGCTGAAGAGAAGAGGTTGGCTAAG AAGACAAGTGTTTTGGATATCTAAGCAAATACTTCAGTTAGTCATGGAAGATGCAATTGATGATTGGCTCTTGAGGCAGATATATTTGCTTCGTAGAGAAGAAACTATTGCTCAAGGGATTCGGTGGGTTCAAGAT GCTCTCTGGCCTGATGGAACATTCTTTACAAGAGTTGGGATTGATCAGAACAAGGAAGATGATCCTCAACTTCATCATAAACCGTTTCAGATTTTAAGCCAATTTGGCAGCGACAAGGTCTCTGAACCATGTTTTTTTGAGCAGCAACTCGAGGCTGCTCATAGAGCAAGTGAGGTCAAGAAGATGCTCTTTG ATGGAGCACCAACTGCCCTTGTTAGCTTGATTGGGCATAAGCAGTACAGACGATGCACAAaagacatttattattttactcAG TCTACCATCTGTGTAAAGCAACTTTCATACGGGATTCTTGAACTCTTATTGGTATCTGTTTTTCCCGAGCTTCGGGATCTTGTGCTGGATATTCATCAGAAGCATGCTGGACCTGCGTAA